The following nucleotide sequence is from Echeneis naucrates chromosome 17, fEcheNa1.1, whole genome shotgun sequence.
TTAGACATGCCTTCTCCTTGGACTTCTTCTATTCAGGAGGATATCATTTCCATCTGGAACAAGACAGCTAGTGACCAGGCAACCACTGCCCGCATCAGAGACACCCTACGCAGAGTCCTTAACCTGCCTCCCAACACCATCATGGAGTACaagacacatacagacagcaTTAAGTATGTATGTctcctcatttttattttttatctttctccTCTAATTCTCTCACACATAAATGTTTGCATGCTcacaaacttttcattttgactgtAATGTATCATCACAATTTGGTTCTTAAATCATTTTCTCATAGCCCACACTgatcaaatatgtttttggtCAATGATTAATCAATTCAGCTttatatgaaacaaaaaactgcaaaaaaaatctgtgaaacaGGTCATTTAAGGCTTTTGTGTCACATTTATGTTAAAAATTGGCAACATTATAGTTGATGATAATAATTGGTAACATTACACTTTACTTTATTTGGGAACTAtgtttaatgaattaaattcttacattaaaataatcagcCTTTTGATCACTGTCGCTTTTTGGTGTAATGGAAAAGTGGATTAGAAACAAGCGTGTAATTAATGTTCAATATACTTTTTCAGGAAATTGATGTAGCTGTGGCTCTGCCATTGAAAAGGCATAACTATATAAACACTTTGTTCTCTGTATTATGAATGATGATGTACTGCATCTTCCTGTGCAGAGCCTGGGAAGACTTCCATGGTCTGGTGAATGCTAGCGGTGGACGTTAGCCTCTCACACAGAGAACCTCTGTAAGGGTAAGTAACTGTTGCTGCATTAATCTAAGCAAAACAGTTAGTTTTCTGCACTTTGTCTTGCAGTGATgttgcttgtctctgtttgtgcgCTGTAGGTGCGTGTATATGTGATATGTTGATGGATGACGAATCCAGAAAAGGATACCTCTGCGTGAGTTGGCACTTTGTGGTCTGAAGACAGAGTAAAAGTCAGGAACAGAGGCAAGAAGACCATTCCTTCTGTTTCAAATtggaaatgaacagaaaagcCTTTCAATAGGACATTGAAACAAGTGGAAGAGAGAGATATGCGTTATTTTTAATCAACCAGAGGAGAACAAAGCCTCCCTTTTTATGTTTGAAATGCAAGTTATAACATTGGTTAACTTGCCaaaagagggagggatggcATGTTGCTGGTGTTTGGTCATTATCTGTTGACAAAGTGTACTTGAAAATAATTCAAGAAAaccaataacaaaacaaatctgttatAATACCAGATCTGTTCATATTGCTTAACATACCATCAAACTTCCTGCTGTCAAAATAAGTCTGTGGTAATTGGTTTTATTGGGACTCAAACAGGGTTGCTTGTAGATGTTATTTTATGACAGTGCTGTATTTTATCTACAATTCTTTGGGTCATTTCAAACTGGAATGACTACCATTATTGTGTACAATGTATTTGTAAATACAGTCCACTTCAAAGATTGTGTTACCGAATCAACAATGATTCTTCATCTTTGACCTGGAAGTTGAATCCCAAAGGATGACGTCCATCCTGTGTTGAGCAGAACGTTGTATAACTGGCATCTTAAAACATGGACTGCCAAGCTGCCTAGATCACTGTGCCTGGCCTTGAGCCCCACCCAGGTTTCCCTTCAGTCCTGTTTTGTCTTTACCCTGCCTTTAATTAATCCAAGGGTTGGGCTCTGCTTTAATGTCTTCTGCAACGGTGTAAAAGGATCCTAAAACACTGTTGTTCActccttttccattttgtagaaaaagaaatgacactGGGCCCAGGTTCAGGGTCTGTGACACTTTTTATTCCTCTGGAGCAGGTTTCGGAACCATTTCAAGAAAGCGACTATAGTTTGTTGAAAAACTGTAATGTGTTTGATAGTGTGACGATGGGTGCAGGTGTGTGCGCGTGTCAAAAGTGAAGAAACGCTGTTGGATGTACATCTGATGGATTATATAGcaataaatgtcaaatatgcatctgctgctgaaattgGTTCAGTGTCATAAATGAACATGGAGTTTGAATAGAAgtccatttaaaatgttttggtgcACCTTGGGGCACATCCTGCGGTCAAGTGTGCGACCTGGCTGGTGCACCGCAGCAGTTAGTAATGACTGGTTGTTTTTCACTGATCAGCTCATCTCAAAGTACATGTGATTCTGTGGAGAAATTATAAGAATAGGTGACCTCAATAGTGAAGCCAGGGagttttaattattatttaaaataaggTTGACATATTTCTGCATCGGCTCCCTTTAGTAGGTTAGATCTACTTTTAAGTGATGTATATCAGAATAATTTCCAAActaatgatttcatttgatttttacacAAACTATTTAATGAAGAAGAATATGCTTACCAACAAGAAAGTGGCTGCCAGCAGCAGGAGTTTAATGTGGGATTCCACACTTGGTGGCACtggaagaataaaaacaaaataatcaccATCATCATAAACTGGAAATGCAAATGTGGAGGTTTTTCAGCAggcaaaaattaaatgtaaggTGCAAGTTAagagtttttatttccttttgtgttgCTATGAAACTAGAGAGATTTGTGAGAATCGTTCTTGGTAATGCGATACTTAATAAATtgagaggaaaaatgaaatatatgcaGGCAGAACTCACCATCCAAACCAAAATACTCATGGTCCATGTTATGTTCGTCATTAAAGCCTGGCCATTTCTTCCATATCGTTCCAATTTTCTCGCCAATGGTTGAGACGATCTGGCACGTGATTGGAGGCAAACAATGCTGAAGGTGGATTGCTCGTAGAAATGGGGTTGATTCTGCGTTGATTAAATCTTACTACCTGAAATTTCTGATTGGAGACACAACGACATGGACAGCAGGAGCCATGGATTCTGAATGTGTTTACTCCTTCTGAGTCACACACTTCCAGGAGAGGGGTAAACATGCTCCACCTGGCAGCACAGTCAGCACAACACACTTACATTAACATGATTGCACAATAAGCAGGCTGGCAGGTGCACTGGCCAGTCCTTCACTCAGGGGCGCAGTCTGGCTTTGATGGTTGATCACATTTTCAGCTGCCATGCCTCCGCTGCACCAAAACCATTGTTCGCTTAGTGTCGGAGGAGTTCACGCTGGGGCATGCTTTATTTCAGCACACTGGGGGAATATTTATACCAAGTAGATCTCTGGTCACTTAAACTTCTGCCTGGTCAGTAATTGGACACAACCTCATCGAGTGCCACTGCCGGAAAACTCTAAatttgtcacacaaacacaccccagCTAACTCTGCAGTCAAACTCAGCCAGATGAAGACGAAAGCATTTCGGTCTGGCCACAGGAGACAAGGTGCAGCAATTGCTCCCATTAGCCAACATTTCCATTATAGAGGATGTTGCATTCCTTCTTTCCCAGTGCTGTTTTTTTGGCGTGTCTGCCTGCAGTCAGCTGTTTTGTGCATTAACTCCCTCAGGTTTAGACTACAACCTGGCTCTGTGGAGCAGTAAAGGCTCTCAATTCTATTTAGAGACAAGCCCGGGCATCTTTGGGAGCTCAGGGCGGCCAGAGGCTGGGAACAACATGGAAAAAGGCTCACATGACAAGTTGTTGAGTAAAGGAATGTAAAGTATTAAAAGTTGGCCGTTAGAATATTCTGATAGTAGGAGATCAAAGAGTTAACGGGTTCATTCACTGCAGGTAGCTCAGACGAAAACATCatggaaaaatctgaatttgtaGTACAGTCTGTTTTGTAGTAGTACAGTTAAATAACTAATAGTATAAAAAGTAGATTTCCCACTGAAATGTATTAAATTGAAAAGAGATTTACACCATAAGGTACAAGAAACCAAAAATATAATCCAGTAAAGGACATGaataaatgcagtttcaaaCTGTCCTACCTCTGGTATATAATGCCAATGAGATATTTTTTAGGTGAATAGACTCTCATCTCCATCAGGCAGCAGCCAAAGCAGCAAGCATCCAACCTCAGGGGCCTTTCAAGATAAAAGACCTGGTGACCCTGACAGTCGAAGCCCTTCAGGGAACAGGCCCGAGCTGGACCGCAgcactggagacacacacatgagcTCTCTGACAGGGGGCGACATTAGGAGAAACTCATTTACGCTGTCTATATAAAATGCAGATGATAAGAATGTTCTCAGGTCAGAAACATGTACTTCAGCTGAATGTTCAAAAGTACCTTCCACAGCCACAAATAACTGTGAGTTGCTGCCTCCTGTTGTGATGCTGTAGATCTGCCTGGGGACACACTGCGGGCCTGGAGAAAGCATTGTTCTCTTCAGGTACAGAAATTTCTGAACCACAAGAACCTTTTTTCAAATCAGAACCTTACATATAAGAATTTTTTTCTTACCCTGCAACTCTGGCCTTGCACTAACATGGATGTGACTGACTGTTtccagcacagagagaaagtcTGATCCTACCGCACCTCCAAGGTTCTGCTCCTGCACCCCTGGCCTGTTCATTTTGTCTGGTGGCTGCAGGTAGCCATTTTCCAGCTTCCTTCCAGGAGACCGACCTGAAAGCTGCTCGTTCGATTCCCACGCTGAAGGCGTTTTCTGGGGTTCAGGTGCAGGGGATTGAGTCTGGCACTCACATGAAGGCTCACAGCGGTTTTGGAAAGCCCTGAAAATCATCTGGATGTGCTTTTCTCGCTCCAGACGGCCAAAAGGAAAAGGCTGGTTGGTCACTGCCGACATggtgtaaaactgaaaatgtggaATCGGCAATGAGaacctttaattaaaaaaaaaaaaaaaaaaaaagataataggCCAACTTGCAGTGTGTGGAACCTCTTTCAGACTCAAGATTGTTGCACcctctgatgaaaaaaaatcaactaaaatGTGTCCATAAAGAATAGCAACTTCTTCAGCCCCTGTACATTtcttaattatattatatttatattaatttgttttgttttgagaacTAGTGGATTCATGGAAAGTAGTGTAGAGTGTATGACCATTCGTGTCAAAAAACATGGcatatttttgaataattttcgGCTGCCTGTACATGTAAAACAAGACCATTGGACTTTTAGACTCAATATTTaccaatgaaacattttcataaaacaaaacaaaacagcagaaagcatttgaacagagagaaaagtcagGAAAGTCTTTTGAAAGTCTTTAAAAGAAAGTATTTTGGCCAGGCCTGCCACTAGTTTTTAACCATGGGCTagattgttaaaaaaagaaaaagaaaggacagaaagaaaaattcaacATGCTTTTTATACATTCAAgataaatacagcaaaaaatGTTGCAAATGGCATGTTTTAAGGACATCttgacaaaaccaaaaaatgaaaagggaacgttcaaagaaaacaacttgCCGCCACACTGTGGCGTCCACTGTTCCCTAGCAGCAAATAAATATCTTCCTCTCAAAACAGCGATTTCGCCGTCGCATGcagtctgctttttttttttttttcattttctacacTGTATATTTCTTGACAACTTACAGTAACTGCTACAACAAAGGAACAAGTGCTCACGTGGTTCAAACTCCCTtacatgaaatcaaatcaaacttatttatatagctccaaatcataacagaataacagttacatcaaggcactttacattgAGCAGGTCCGGACCAAGCTCTTTAAGGAGTTGTTTccagagacccaacaaatccctccatgagcaagcacttggtaaCAGTTGCAAGGACAAACTAGCATTCTCTCCTCATTATATaggatataaataaaaaaaaatatatatagaaacCTCCCAACGAGCATAATAAGTCACTGACTTACCCTCTGTGTTGGACCTGCGGACTGATGATGTAACAGTGAAAAGAAAGGCGAACGCTTAAGGGTCTGCAGGATCAGGGAGATTTAAGTGCCAGCCTCTTTACCAgctctgtgtggctgtgtgaatGTTCATGCAgtaatgtttggttttgtgagtctgtgtgtctaGAGGTCTCACTCCCATTCTAACACCCCCAACTCTGTCTTTGCCCCTGACTGTTTCCATCCCAACTAGCCGGATCTGCCTTTTGTTGGGCCAGAAAGGCACCACTCAGCCATGTAATTGAAATCCTGCTTCCAGTGGTGGAGGGCTGCACTGTGGGTCTATGTTTTGGGAAGAGTCTGGGGGGTGTCAGTAATCCTGAACTGTGCCTTGAAAAAGGCATCAAACACCGGATTAACAAAAAATTCAATCCTGCAGTGGGACCTTCGCTGGTAAAAACAATTGTTTGGCATTTGGTTTTAATTCGCCTCGGTTGTTTACTAGTTACATGTGTGATCAACACCATGTTTTATGTTGACTGTCATGGGGAAGAAAGTAAACTGTCAGTAAATGtgcagacaggaagtaaaaaccCTAAAGgtttatctatttttttcttcacaacaGCAATGCTGGCATTTTCCAACCTTGCAATTGACCCCAGTCTCTATAATTATGGATCAAATGTGGCATCAACGCTCATGCAGCGATTCATCCACATGACCAGGTATATTTGTCTGAACCTCTCAGGTAGTGAACACCTCCACAGTAGCACCTGACCACCAGTGCAGAAAATACATACAGTTGTATCTTTTCCATTCTCAGTGCATCCCAGTCATCAATGAAGCATCACTTACACATGCTGCCCAATTTCCACGTTGAAACCTAATGATCTTCTCCTGGTTCAGCCCAGGAAGTCTGCTCCCATCCCATTCTCAGTTGTATCATTAAGATTGTTTACCAGAGGAAGGTACTTCTTTGGATCACCAAGGAAAGGTGATGAGGGAGGCTGGTTGAAGTGGCCCATCAGGAAAATTCCGATAGTGCCAATCAAAAACACCAACGTCATGACAATAAAGCAAACCCTGTCGATCACCCGCGCCACCAGGAACCACTCTTCATTCTcctgttttaatgaaaaagaaTGAGGTCCAAATTGATACTGATTTAAACTCGGGGAGTAAGATGAATCTGGTGTAATAAAAGTAGAACTCACGTTTTGAAAGTTTCTCTGCTGTCGCGCTGCCTCAGCTATGTTTTTGCATGATGCCACACACTGCTTCAACTGAGGAGAGGCCTTTGCCAGACTGGTACCAAGGTGCTCAGCTGTGCCCCCCTCCAGCCCGTCGTCTGAGTTCAAAACAGACCAGGTGTTTACTtgggttaaaaagaaaaacacactttcaggtAGCCAAAAATTCAGATACTTACGTAGCTTCTCTAATGCTGTTTTAATCaatccatttctttctttgagtcGTGTAAACATGAGTTCGGACCGAGCTGTTTTCATCACGTATTCCTCCGCCTTTGTGATGAGGGTCATGGAGCTGCGTCGTCGACAGGGCACCAGAAAAACACTGTTACTGTCTGTAGTCAGGTGGTTACCATTTCCACTTACTGAGGTGTTGTCACTGTTTGGTGTCCATGGTTGCATCTGCATCCTCAGTAGTCGAGGAAGGATGTTAAGGAGGATCTGAAAGAAGCAGTTCAAAAGTTTCTCCAGTTGCAAACAAACTGATGTGGACTTCACAGTGTGGCCACCCAGTAGCCCCATCATGGAAATTCAATTTAGAAAAGAGACATCTGGCCTCATACTCACCTTTCTGACTTTGTCCGTCATTATGTGAGTGTTTGGGGTTCTCAGGGAAACGTTGAGAACAA
It contains:
- the LOC115057605 gene encoding phospholipid scramblase family member 5, yielding MSAVTNQPFPFGRLEREKHIQMIFRAFQNRCEPSCECQTQSPAPEPQKTPSAWESNEQLSGRSPGRKLENGYLQPPDKMNRPGVQEQNLGGAVGSDFLSVLETVSHIHVSARPELQGPQCVPRQIYSITTGGSNSQLFVAVEESSCVCLQCCGPARACSLKGFDCQGHQVFYLERPLRLDACCFGCCLMEMRVYSPKKYLIGIIYQRWSMFTPLLEVCDSEGVNTFRIHGSCCPCRCVSNQKFQIVSTIGEKIGTIWKKWPGFNDEHNMDHEYFGLDVPPSVESHIKLLLLAATFLLNHMYFEMS